In the Silene latifolia isolate original U9 population chromosome 1, ASM4854445v1, whole genome shotgun sequence genome, AGCCATGCACTCAAAACTAGTTGCTTTGGGATTTGCATAGTGGAACCATGAGCAATTGGACTCTATTTCACAATTTACAAAACATGGACATTAAGACGAGCCCATATTGCTTTTATTCAATCATACTCCAAAGTCAAAGAATAGCGcgagtctttggctccattggaaccGGAAATTTGTATCTTCACGCAAACACCGAAAAATGGGTACCTTTACTGCCATCAAATTAGCAAAGAGATTTGAAGTATATATATAGCTGaccaatatatatataaatactaCTCAAGAAGTAGGTTAGGATAGTCAACTTCAAACATTgacaaactatcaaaaataagacTTCCGCAGTTCCGCTTTGAACTTAAAATCCATTTTGGTGAACGATCAAATGTTAGATTTCCGCTTTGTACTAAAACTCCATTTGGGCCCCAAGTAACTACATAGTATCTACTATCTAGACAAGAAGAataaaaggaaatgggattttgaaCAATCAGGTTATATTGCAAATTGTTTTGGCTACAACTTGGGTATCTTTACGGAGCTTCCAGGCAGACCAGTAAACTTTTTTCCCTTTTACACGCCAATAACTACCAACCAATCTCGAAATCACCTTCCCTAGACTTTTCCATCTATTCATCACCTTCCACTAGTGTTGGTCATTTTTTTCTGGGAAGTGCAAAATTACGGTATCAAGTTTGGATTAAAGTAAAGAATTTATCCAATTATGATACTTCTTTGTTCTGCACTTGCATCCCATAATAACTTTACTAAACAGAATCTAAGCAACGAATTTCTTTGAGGAAGAGATGACCAGAGTTGGGTGTCGAAATTTGAAGTAAAGGTTTTGCCGAAATTTTTGGCACTTTTTAGGAAGTaattaataatataaataaataaataaaaactttgaccttcaaaaagCTGGCAAGCAACAAAAATGGAGACTCTTACTTTGGCGACTTTCTGCATGAGTTAGATTTGAATAGCACAATCAAACTTTACTGGATGTATTATCCACTTTACTACTCTTCACCAAAATTGGTACAAAATCATTGATTTGTTTTTAAAAGCCGTAAAGGGCTAAAGACTAATTCCATCATGATACCCCAACAGTTAAAAGGGATCAATACCTTACGTTTCTATATAAATAATGTCCATAGAGGGAGGGAGAACCAAAGAATTAAAGATGAAAAATACCCCCACTTATATCAATCATATATTTTCTATGATAATCAGAAATTCTGAACTTTAAACACTGACTCAGGATCTCTTTTGGAGATAAATGTATAGGTAAAAACTAAAAATGTAACAAAAGGAAGAAAATGGCTGTATAATACCTTACATGTGGGATAactctacaaaaaaaaaaaaaatggaaaaaacatCCAATGTACTTACCTCTTTTTGGTCTTGTACATGGATGTTCTACCTTTTCTCTTAAATTGAAGTTGTAACAAACGCTTAAATGGAAACCTAAGAACTGGGCCTAACACTGATCTCTTCACCTTAACATTGCCTGCATTTAACGAGCATAAAAAAGTCAGTCAATTAGAAAAATCAGAGCAGAAATTTGTCACTGTGTTGCCTGTTTGTGAGAGACATGGACTAACATTGCATAATAGTGTGGTACATCACCTGAATTTCTTTCAACTATTGATTTATCCTCAGTGTCGGCAAACTCATCTACTTGTTTTGTTGTTTCCATCATAAGTTCCTCAGCCAGTGTAGATTTTGCAATCAAACTATTGCTGTCATATTTTTCCTGATAGGATGAATCCACTTGCATCATAGTATCACAGAATTGAGATTCTTCTGCGACAGTTTTGACCTCAGAGTGATGCTCTTCATTTTGCTCATGCTCTTTAGTCACCTCCATGCAAGGTAATGAAGGGACATTAACTGAATTTCTTTCGTCTATAGATTGATGCTCAGCTTTCACGAATTCTTGTGCTTGCTTTCCTGTTTCCATCATAAATGCCTCAGCCAGCATGGATTTTGTAATCAATTTATTGCCGCCATTTTTCCCATTATAGAATGAATCCACTTGCATCCTTGTCTTAGACAATTGAGATTCTTCTGAGTCAGTTTTGACTTCAGAGTGATGCTCTTCATTATGCTCAGGCTCTATAGCCACCTGGTCCACCTCCTCCACACTGGGTGAACTTCCAAGCACTAAATCATCAGTATCGATCTTCTCAATAGAGAAGTCCACGTTCATTATTTCATCAGCAAGCACATCACTCTGTTCTGTTTCATAGGGTAATTCCTTAAGCTGGTGTACACCAGATGCTGTACCATCAGCATTGCTCTTCACAACAAAGGAATCAAGACCCGCCATCTTGTCAGCGCATTCAGTTGATGCATCTTCAACTACTAAATCTGGTTTCAGCTGCAATAAATTATTTCCTAAATATGAATCACAAGAGTGTAGTGAATTTGATTGAACACATAATTGCACTTCAAGAGAAGCTCCAGTTTCTGTCTTCTTAAACGCACCTGACTCTGGCTTGCCCGTATAACCTTGAACGCCATCATGATTGAAATTCTTAGATCCAACTGAAACTTCACCTCTTGAAGCAGAAATACTTTCAACGTTCAAGCTATCATCTCCAGAGACTGTTTCCCTAATATTTTTACCAACTACCATATGTTCTGCCTGGATAGCAACACACTCATTAAGACTTCCTTCATCAAATCTAACCGGAGAGAGAGTAGCCTGTGAAGTATTTGACATGTTGTAGTCTTTAAGAACAGCTCCAGGAGAAAATCTGAATTCCTCATCTTTCGGAGAATCAGATAAAGATAAGCAGTTTGCCTGTTCAGAAGTATCATCAGTAGTGCCCTTTAAACTCGGGCAACTAATGGAATAAGATGCAGACTCTTGCGGCCGGTTCCAAGTTGCTTTTGGCACCTCGAGGTCCTTGGAGCTGGATCCAAAGTCTACAGCATTACTAGATAAATGAAGTCTAGCCTCAATTTCAGAATTGTTGTCAGCACCTTGTTTGACATGCGATGGCACGCTGTTGATGAGTGACGTGAAATTGATGGATTTAATGGTCTGGGAGGCTTTTCCTGAGTCCGCAAATGACTTAGCTAGATCCTCTAAAAGCAAATCACCTTCGCCGCTAGATAAGGGATCCCAATTAATATTATCAATGATCCATGGCTCTTTACGGTTAGTTGGCACCCCAGATGGCAACAATTCAACTCTGATAGCTTCCTTGTAAAACTGTTTTTTCCTCAAAGCACTGGCTATCAGCAACCTGCAACAGAAGTCAAATTAGGCACAATGTTAAAATGCTGAACATTACTGTACTTGATGATCAAGCAGTATGCTTGTGCAAGGGAAGCTTAAGATGGAATGGAAACAACCAAACCTGCAGTTTTTTGATATAGCCGCTTTTGCTCTCTCATTTGATAGCCCAAGCAAATTTAACAAATTAGAAACGTCGTTTGGACCTCTGAGCTCGTGAAAAGAAGGAGCAGCACTAGAGACAACCAGGTTCTTCCCTCTAGTCCACTCAACCAGTAACTGATATCAAAACATTCAACGAATCAGATGAAGTTCTCACCATGACACCATGACGGATTAGTGGAAGCAAATTCCTACTCTCCCAGACCCCCGACCCACAAAAAGAAAAAAGTTAAACTTAaaacaaatatcaaatttcatacATGTGTGGCCAACAATGATCCGCATTTTACTCACCAACAATAAGGATTAAAAGAACCAAAGAGCTAACGCGCCAAACAAAATGGACACCAAACATATGAACTTACACATAAAACAGTACAAGTTTCCCCCACAAGGAGGAGAGAGTTCATTTGATAAGTCCAAAGAATGTGCCATCCCATAACCAATTGGTGATGGTTTAAAACAAGAACTGTTTTTACAATATGATTCGGTGTTGCAGCTTTGCTAACTCGAGTTTAACTCCAACAACAAATCAATTAGTCAATCAAATAACATGAATTGTTAAACGAAAACATGTATATGACCAATTCACAAAAGCACTATGCACTAATGAAGGAAACTAAATAAAGAAAAAATCAGAGACCTTGGCACTAGAAATGAGTTGCCTTCTGACTTGAGGATCCTCCAAAAAACTTGAATACATGATCTCGAAGTAGACACCCCGCTGCAAATTCAAACTACATTATAGTGATTATACGAACTACGGAGTACTACATATGAAACAATCAACTAGTTTGTAATAAGCTAAACAGACCTCAATCGCGGCTTTAATCGAAGATAGCTTCAATCTAAACGGCAACCTCTTGCCAAAATCAATAGATATCATGTCAACCTACAGAACAACAACCAAATATAACTCTCAATACATCATACATTCATACTAACACCTAGCGTAAAGAATAAAAAAGTAgtcgtaaacaaatgattgggacggagggagtaataagcGAAAAGGCGATAACCTGAGCGGATTGACAAGCATGATCAAAAAGCGACTGATTCAAAGGTGTGACAGCCACCAAATCATACGTCTTTAATACCGGATTTCCCGAATTAAGAGCAGAAGACTGCGCATCGGTTTCAACGACAACTGTCAATCGCGTG is a window encoding:
- the LOC141617411 gene encoding uncharacterized protein LOC141617411 isoform X1, whose amino-acid sequence is MQFFDLNIPYLESDKNVPDKKNKRDVRLKTMARAVELGYSGVAFNRTIKGAMSQSDGCTIPRFPISSLLKLHTSLSDAASFHRRLLGVPQNDAFRQYTRLTVVVETDAQSSALNSGNPVLKTYDLVAVTPLNQSLFDHACQSAQVDMISIDFGKRLPFRLKLSSIKAAIERGVYFEIMYSSFLEDPQVRRQLISSAKLLVEWTRGKNLVVSSAAPSFHELRGPNDVSNLLNLLGLSNERAKAAISKNCRLLIASALRKKQFYKEAIRVELLPSGVPTNRKEPWIIDNINWDPLSSGEGDLLLEDLAKSFADSGKASQTIKSINFTSLINSVPSHVKQGADNNSEIEARLHLSSNAVDFGSSSKDLEVPKATWNRPQESASYSISCPSLKGTTDDTSEQANCLSLSDSPKDEEFRFSPGAVLKDYNMSNTSQATLSPVRFDEGSLNECVAIQAEHMVVGKNIRETVSGDDSLNVESISASRGEVSVGSKNFNHDGVQGYTGKPESGAFKKTETGASLEVQLCVQSNSLHSCDSYLGNNLLQLKPDLVVEDASTECADKMAGLDSFVVKSNADGTASGVHQLKELPYETEQSDVLADEIMNVDFSIEKIDTDDLVLGSSPSVEEVDQVAIEPEHNEEHHSEVKTDSEESQLSKTRMQVDSFYNGKNGGNKLITKSMLAEAFMMETGKQAQEFVKAEHQSIDERNSVNVPSLPCMEVTKEHEQNEEHHSEVKTVAEESQFCDTMMQVDSSYQEKYDSNSLIAKSTLAEELMMETTKQVDEFADTEDKSIVERNSGNVKVKRSVLGPVLRFPFKRLLQLQFKRKGRTSMYKTKKRTISAWLHHSFKNNACAFICRWTSPKMAAIA
- the LOC141617411 gene encoding uncharacterized protein LOC141617411 isoform X3; translation: MQFFDLNIPYLESDKNVPDKKNKRDVRLKTMARAVELGYSGVAFNRTIKGAMSQSDGCTIPRFPISSLLKLHTSLSDAASFHRRLLGVPQNDAFRQYTRLTVVVETDAQSSALNSGNPVLKTYDLVAVTPLNQSLFDHACQSAQVDMISIDFGKRLPFRLKLSSIKAAIERGVYFEIMYSSFLEDPQVRRQLISSAKLLVEWTRGKNLVVSSAAPSFHELRGPNDVSNLLNLLGLSNERAKAAISKNCRLLIASALRKKQFYKEAIRVELLPSGVPTNRKEPWIIDNINWDPLSSGEGDLLLEDLAKSFADSGKASQTIKSINFTSLINSVPSHVKQGADNNSEIEARLHLSSNAVDFGSSSKDLEVPKATWNRPQESASYSISCPSLKGTTDDTSEQANCLSLSDSPKDEEFRFSPGAVLKDYNMSNTSQATLSPVRFDEGSLNECVAIQAEHMVVGKNIRETVSGDDSLNVESISASRGEVSVGSKNFNHDGVQGYTGKPESGNNLLQLKPDLVVEDASTECADKMAGLDSFVVKSNADGTASGVHQLKELPYETEQSDVLADEIMNVDFSIEKIDTDDLVLGSSPSVEEVDQVAIEPEHNEEHHSEVKTDSEESQLSKTRMQVDSFYNGKNGGNKLITKSMLAEAFMMETGKQAQEFVKAEHQSIDERNSVNVPSLPCMEVTKEHEQNEEHHSEVKTVAEESQFCDTMMQVDSSYQEKYDSNSLIAKSTLAEELMMETTKQVDEFADTEDKSIVERNSGNVKVKRSVLGPVLRFPFKRLLQLQFKRKGRTSMYKTKKRTISAWLHHSFKNNACAFICRWTSPKMAAIA
- the LOC141617411 gene encoding uncharacterized protein LOC141617411 isoform X2; protein product: MQFFDLNIPYLESDKNVPDKKNKRDVRLKTMARAVELGYSGVAFNRTIKGAMSQSDGCTIPRFPISSLLKLHTSLSDAASFHRRLLGVPQNDAFRQYTRLTVVVETDAQSSALNSGNPVLKTYDLVAVTPLNQSLFDHACQSAQVDMISIDFGKRLPFRLKLSSIKAAIERGVYFEIMYSSFLEDPQVRRQLISSAKLLVEWTRGKNLVVSSAAPSFHELRGPNDVSNLLNLLGLSNERAKAAISKNCRLLIASALRKKQFYKEAIRVELLPSGVPTNRKEPWIIDNINWDPLSSGEGDLLLEDLAKSFADSGKASQTIKSINFTSLINSVPSHVKQGADNNSEIEARLHLSSNAVDFGSSSKDLEVPKATWNRPQESASYSISCPSLKGTTDDTSEQANCLSLSDSPKDEEFRFSPGAVLKDYNMSNTSQATLSPVRFDEGSLNECVAIQAEHMVVGKNIRETVSGDDSLNVESISASRGEVSVGSKNFNHDGVQGYTGKPESGAFKKTETGASLEVQLCVQSNSLHSCDSYLGNNLLQLKPDLVVEDASTECADKMAGLDSFVVKSNADGTASGVHQLKELPYETEQSDVLADEIMNVDFSIEKIDTDDLVLGSSPSVEEVDQVAIEPEHNEEHHSEVKTDSEESQLSKTRMQVDSFYNGKNGGNKLITKSMLAEAFMMETGKQAQEFVKAEHQSIDERNSVNVPSLPCMEVTKEHEQNEEHHSEVKTVAEESQFCDTMMQVDSSYQEKYDSNSLIAKSTLAEELMMETTKQVDEFADTEDKSIVERNSGNVKVKRSVLGPVLRFPFKRLLQLQFKRKGRTSMYKTKKRFSFL